One Dictyostelium discoideum AX4 chromosome 3 chromosome, whole genome shotgun sequence genomic region harbors:
- the cnrP gene encoding importin 9 gives MTITIENVIELINGLNDPKLNKHYENKLEEITNEIGFGVVLAKLASDKQFDMVHRQFSGILLKKYISKHWNEFNDSQSDEEGDDNLNEHEKIQLQQMKLQQQQQQQPKEYRVLTKEEKTEIKKLLSPCLSDPSSKIRTAIAMCIAKIGAYEWPHDWPELVDELIGCLNRVNNNDTNNNNNNDLLHGVIRCLELLCDPQDGNISEEQIEILIKQVYPVFSELLGKDIDPMIHIRIINVFRSTVTHLTYMKGVTKGLSKALFPFISTWVPIFTGHLSRVLDLGSPHINHYFTIMSAMVEIFTMLIQDFPKKTSKYIQEILPPIWTLFNNCYPIYEKVEINPVHGIVSNFVEEGITKIDRLVSSIFDFMQQIVSNQTLAPLFKPFLKPIFANSIQYMQMNYELVELWDSDPNLFLENEDDTTYTPRVVSTSLVQSMCETYKSEGSKYLFEVISETLIKAQEEKNKNSKNTNSWWKIREAALVALCDSSQQLSKIKQFDAVSFLSTNLIQDFQGTLNENDQGSLILRGRSLICASKFAKLVDPSISLPFFNQAVVLITQNIPVTLKLTAVMAIGSFAPKISAQSIVDYIPSTVQALISMINQLSEDSLLLVLDCIKMLVKIDKDITGKLEPLLIPHLSQAWINYGNDPMFSDALKEIFQIICACPKSYPGILQRMIPTLNIILSDYTNPMYNPIADSAADVLSLLIANVDQQIDSFLLDQLFSPILNILLTCDCQANRGILKASLCTLLPFVYKTSSDLLLKWTFTSASNTQSATPPTPTPTTTTINGLHGLFLVLRRVLFETDELVHVEVPSIISALLVKHSEIIGAQTVPLFESTLQAFYNCKLPSTKRAFSSVFARLIIQHKTTIIDYLAAIPGPNGNGSALVFVLNEWQKYHLEMTSKLENNVSVVAMCTLVSLNDPRLESINIDGRQIIPDRSTRDIRRKKSQYNGGLNEEWTKVNLFNKIMENLLETVKLEKEELAKNSNGTANSTPQDHHDSDEDYDDDEDEDDEDDEETTSKRYPNVDENGFAPAEEYAHMIDYAGDDDNDDLAQYLQDEFTEDAFEIISKSDPIYHIELLKYLSDFFTNLSKNSPSIFTIVAPLLNEFKLQSFGN, from the exons ATGACAATTACAATAGAGAATGTtatagaattaataaatggaTTGAATGATCCAAAATTGAATAAAcattatgaaaataaattagaagaGATTACCAACGAAATTGGATTTGGAGTTGTATTAGCAAAGTTAGCAAGCGATAAACAATTTGATATGGTTCATAGACAATTTTCAGGTATCCtattaaagaaatatatTAGTAAACATTGgaatgaatttaatgattctCAATCTGATGAAGAAggtgatgataatttaaatgaacatgaaaaaattcaattacaacaaatgaaattacaacaacaacaacaacaacaaccaaaagaATATAGAGTTTTaacaaaagaagaaaaaaccgaaattaaaaaattattatcaccatgTTTATCAGATCCATCTTCAAAAATTCGTACAGCAATT gCAATGTGTATTGCGAAAATTGGAGCATATGAATGGCCACATGATTGGCCAGAATTAGTTGACGAATTAATTGGATGTTTAAATagagtaaataataatgatacaaataataataataataatgatttattacaTGGTGTAATTAGAtgtttagaattattatgtGATCCACAAGATGGTAATATATCAGAAGaacaaattgaaatattaattaaacaagTTTATCCAGTATTTTCAGAGTTATTAGGTAAAGATATTGATCCAATGATTcatattagaattattaatgtATTTAGATCAACAGTGACTCATTTAACCTATATGAAGGGTGTAACCAAAGGTTTGTCAAAGGCATTATTTCCATTCATTTCAACATGGGTACCCATTTTTACGGGACATTTATCAAGGGTATTGGATTTAGGTTCACCACATATCAATCATTATTTCACTATAATGTCAGCGATGGTTGAGATCTTCACAATGTTAATTCAAGATTTCCCAAAGAAAACCTCGAAATATATTCAAGAGATACTACCACCAATTTGGACACTCTTTAACAATTGTTATCCAATCTATGAAAAGGTTGAAATCAATCCAGTGCATGGTATAGTTTCTAATTTCGTAGAGGAAGGTATCACAAAGATCGATCGTTTAGTATCATCAATCTTTGATTTCATGCAACAAATCGTTTCCAATCAAACATTGGCACCATTATTCAAACCTTTTTTGAAACCAATCTTTGCAAACTCTATTCAATATATGCAAATGAACTATGAATTGGTTGAACTTTGGGATAGTGATCCAAATTTATTCTTAGAGAATGAAGATGATACCACTTATACTCCAAGAGTTGTCTCAACTTCATTGGTTCAATCAATGTGTGAAACTTATAAATCTGAAGGTTCAAAATATCTCTTTGAAGTCATTTCAGAGACATTAATAAAAGCACAAGaggaaaagaataaaaacagcaaaaatacaaattcatGGTGGAAAATTAGAGAGGCTGCATTGGTTGCCCTTTGTGATTCATCTCAACAATTATCAAAGATTAAACAATTTGATGCAGTTTCATTCCTTTCAACCAATTTAATTCAAGATTTTCAAGGTACACTCAATGAGAATGATCAAGGATCTTTGATTTTACGTGGTCGTTCATTGATTTGTGCTAGTAAATTTGCAAAATTAGTCGATccttcaatttcattaccaTTCTTTAACCAAGCAGTCGTTTTAATCACTCAAAATATTCCAGTCACTTTGAAATTAACTGCTGTTATGGCAATTGGTAGTTTTGCTCCAAAGATTTCCGCTCAATCCATTGTAGATTATATTCCATCCACAGTTCAAGCATTGATTTCAATGATTAATCAATTGTCAGAGGATAGTTTATTATTGGTGTTGGATTGTATTAAAATGTTGGTTAAAATCGATAAGGATATCACTGGCAAATTGGAACCATTATTAATACCTCATCTTTCACAAGCTTGGATAAACTATGGAAATGATCCAATGTTTAGCGATGCTTTGAAAGAGATTTTCCAAATCATTTGTGCTTGTCCAAAATCTTATCCTGGTATTTTACAACGTATGATTCCAACTCTAAATATCATCCTTTCCGATTACACAAACCCAATGTACAATCCTATTGCCGATTCCGCTGCCGATGTACTCTCTCTATTGATTGCAAATGTTGATCAACAAATTGATTCATTCCTTTTGGATCAATTGTtttcaccaattttaaatattctatTAACTTGCGATTGTCAAGCCAATAGAGGTATTCTCAAGGCATCATTATGTACTCTCTTACCATTCGTTTATAAAACTTCATCCGATCTCTTGTTGAAATGGACTTTTACTAGTGCTTCAAATACTCAATCTgcaacaccaccaacaccaacaccaacaacaaccactatCAATGGTTTACATGGTttgtttttggttttaaGACGTGTACTCTTTGAAACTGATGAATTGGTTCATGTTGAAGTACCATCAATCATCAGTGCTCTTTTAGTTAAACATAGTGAAATCATTGGTGCTCAAACAGTACCATTGTTTGAATCTACACTTCAAGCATTTTACAATTGTAAATTACCATCAACAAAGAGAGCTTTCTCTTCAGTTTTCGCTCGTTTAATCATTCAACATAAAACTACAATCATCGATTATTTAGCCGCTATTCCTGGTccaaatggtaatggtagtgCACTTGTGtttgttttaaatgaatGGCAAAAATATCATTTAGAAATGACATCAAAACTTGAAAATAACGTTTCAGTCGTTGCGATGTGTACATTGGTATCTTTAAATGATCCACGTTTAGAATCAATCAATATTGATGGTAGACAAATCATTCCAGATCGTTCAACTCGTGATATTAGAAGAAAGAAAAGTCAATATAATGGCGGTTTAAATGAAGAATGGACAAAAGTAAATCTCTTTAACAAAATAATGGAAAATCTTTTAGAGACTGTTAAATTGGAGAAAGAGGAATTAgctaaaaattcaaatggtaCTGCAAATTCAACACCACAAGATCATCACGATTCTGATGAAGactatgatgatgatgaggatgaagatgatgaagatgatgaagaaaccACTTCAAAGAGATATCCAAATGTTGATGAAAATGGTTTTGCCCCTGCTGAAGAATACGCTCATATGATCGATTAtgctggtgatgatgataatgatgatctTGCCCAATACTTACAAGATGAATTCACTGAAGATGCCTTTGAAATCATTTCAAAATCTGATCCAATCTATCATATTGAATTACTTAAATATCTCTCTGATTTCTTTACAaatctttcaaaaaataGTCCTTCAATTTTTACAATTGTTGCTCCacttttaaatgaatttaaactTCAATCTTTtggtaattaa